Proteins from a single region of Haloplanus sp. GDY1:
- a CDS encoding DNA-directed RNA polymerase subunit L — protein MELRVIEKTDEELRMEIAGEDHTFMNVLKGALLETPGVMAATYDMNPEQSGGQTDPILSVKTEDGTDPLDAVGDATRRVQELTDDFVAAFDAAA, from the coding sequence ATGGAACTGCGGGTCATCGAGAAGACCGACGAGGAACTTCGCATGGAGATCGCGGGGGAGGATCACACGTTCATGAACGTCCTCAAGGGGGCGTTGCTGGAGACGCCGGGGGTCATGGCCGCGACGTACGACATGAACCCCGAACAGTCGGGCGGCCAGACCGACCCGATCCTCTCGGTCAAGACCGAGGACGGCACCGATCCCCTCGACGCCGTGGGCGACGCCACCCGTCGCGTGCAGGAACTCACCGACGACTTCGTGGCCGCGTTCGACGCGGCGGCCTAG
- the hisF gene encoding imidazole glycerol phosphate synthase subunit HisF: MAVTKRIIPCIDVDLDEDGDPAVYTGVNFEDLKHTGDPVEMAREYNEAGADEFVFLDITASAEGRETMLHVVERVADEVFIPLTVGGGIRTREDIKETLRAGADKVSINTAAIENPDLVDAGAAAFGSQCIVISVDARRRYDEAGEHYERIDGESCWFECTIKGGREGTGVDVVEWAREVESRGAGELFVNSIDADGTKDGYDIPLTRAVCESVSTPVIASSGCGGPEDAHEVFTEAGADAALAASIFHFDEYTIREVKEYLDERDVPVRL, translated from the coding sequence ATGGCCGTAACCAAGCGCATCATCCCCTGTATCGACGTGGACCTCGACGAGGACGGCGACCCGGCGGTGTACACCGGCGTCAACTTCGAGGATCTGAAGCACACGGGCGATCCGGTCGAGATGGCCCGCGAGTACAACGAGGCCGGCGCCGACGAGTTCGTCTTCCTCGACATCACGGCCAGCGCCGAGGGCCGGGAGACGATGCTCCACGTCGTCGAACGGGTGGCCGACGAGGTGTTCATCCCCCTCACCGTCGGCGGCGGCATCCGCACCCGCGAGGACATCAAGGAGACGCTGCGGGCCGGGGCGGACAAGGTGTCGATCAACACCGCGGCCATCGAGAACCCCGACCTGGTCGACGCCGGCGCGGCCGCCTTCGGCAGTCAGTGCATCGTCATCAGCGTCGACGCCCGCCGCCGCTACGACGAGGCGGGCGAGCATTACGAGCGGATCGACGGCGAGTCCTGCTGGTTCGAGTGTACGATCAAGGGCGGCCGCGAGGGCACCGGCGTCGACGTGGTGGAGTGGGCACGCGAAGTCGAGTCGCGGGGCGCGGGCGAACTGTTCGTCAACTCGATCGACGCCGACGGCACCAAGGACGGCTACGACATCCCCCTCACGCGCGCGGTCTGTGAGAGCGTCTCGACGCCCGTCATCGCCTCGTCGGGGTGTGGCGGTCCCGAGGACGCCCACGAGGTGTTCACCGAGGCCGGGGCCGACGCCGCCCTCGCGGCCTCCATCTTCCACTTCGACGAGTACACGATCCGCGAGGTCAAGGAGTACCTAGACGAACGGGACGTTCCGGTTCGGCTCTAG